A stretch of Sulfitobacter sp. THAF37 DNA encodes these proteins:
- a CDS encoding TFIIB-type zinc finger domain-containing protein: protein MDEQTHAPQAEHRFPCESCGSDLRYDPGGGRLVCDHCGNTQPLEGVGARVGGIAELDLDAGFAAALDAGEMQETRVTTCPNCAARVEFDGTEHAKECPFCATPVVVDTGITRQIKPRGVLPFALDESAARDAMSTWLGQLWFAPGGLQDYARKGRRMQGIYVPYWTYDADTKSAYRGERGTVYYVTRTVMRDGKRVQEQVPQIRWQSASGRVRRFFDDVLVLASTALPKRYTDALEPWDLAALEPYAPEYLAGFRAEAYSVSLQDGFAQARAHMDRVIERDVRFDIGGDRQRIHGIETQLGNLTFKHILLPVWLAAYKYRGKTYRFVVNGRTGRVQGERPYSAVKIAFAVILGLIAAAIIGYLAAQQ from the coding sequence ATGGACGAGCAGACACACGCCCCGCAGGCCGAGCACCGCTTTCCCTGCGAAAGCTGCGGATCGGACCTGCGCTATGACCCCGGCGGGGGTCGACTGGTCTGTGATCATTGCGGCAACACGCAACCGCTTGAGGGGGTCGGCGCACGGGTCGGGGGCATCGCCGAACTGGACCTCGACGCCGGGTTCGCCGCCGCGCTGGACGCCGGCGAGATGCAGGAAACCCGCGTCACCACCTGCCCAAACTGCGCGGCACGGGTGGAATTCGACGGCACCGAACACGCCAAGGAATGCCCGTTCTGCGCGACCCCGGTGGTGGTGGACACCGGGATTACCCGTCAGATCAAACCCCGCGGCGTCCTGCCCTTTGCGCTGGACGAATCCGCGGCCCGCGATGCCATGTCGACCTGGCTGGGCCAGCTGTGGTTTGCCCCCGGCGGGCTGCAGGACTACGCGCGCAAGGGGCGGCGCATGCAGGGCATCTATGTGCCGTACTGGACCTACGACGCCGACACGAAATCGGCCTACCGGGGCGAACGCGGCACCGTCTACTACGTCACCCGCACCGTCATGCGCGACGGCAAACGCGTACAGGAACAGGTCCCCCAGATCCGGTGGCAATCTGCCTCGGGCCGGGTCAGGCGGTTCTTCGACGATGTGCTTGTGCTGGCCTCCACCGCCCTGCCCAAACGGTACACCGACGCGCTGGAGCCCTGGGACCTGGCCGCGCTGGAACCCTATGCGCCGGAATACCTGGCCGGGTTCCGGGCCGAAGCCTATTCGGTGTCGCTGCAGGACGGCTTTGCCCAGGCCCGCGCCCACATGGACCGTGTGATCGAACGCGACGTGCGGTTCGATATCGGTGGCGACAGGCAGCGCATCCACGGGATCGAAACACAGCTCGGCAACCTGACCTTCAAGCACATCCTGTTGCCGGTCTGGCTTGCCGCCTACAAGTACCGCGGCAAGACCTACCGCTTCGTGGTGAATGGCCGGACCGGCCGGGTGCAGGGCGAACGCCCCTACTCGGCGGTCAAGATCGCCTTCGCCGTCATTCTCGGCCTTATCGCCGCGGCAATCATCGGATACCTGGCAGCACAGCAATGA
- a CDS encoding nitroreductase translates to MTQYDTLTALLEARYSCRAFLPDPVPDETVERIVDAARHVPSWCNAQPWQVSVTRGAATDRFRAALTKAATEGTPPKPDLAWPKGYSGAYAERRRTCGFQLYDAVGIEKSDRKARQAQMLRNYALFDAPHVAIVHSPAELGPYGAMDTGGFVTAFTLAATALGVATVPQAAIAAYAPLVRDLLGIGNDRLVLCAISFGYADPDAPANGFRTERATPSDIMDWQD, encoded by the coding sequence ATGACCCAATACGACACACTGACCGCTCTCCTGGAGGCGCGCTATTCCTGCCGTGCCTTTTTGCCCGATCCCGTTCCGGACGAGACCGTCGAACGCATCGTCGACGCCGCCCGGCACGTGCCGTCCTGGTGCAATGCGCAGCCCTGGCAGGTCAGTGTCACCCGGGGAGCGGCCACCGACCGCTTCCGCGCGGCGCTGACGAAGGCCGCGACCGAAGGCACGCCGCCCAAGCCGGACCTTGCCTGGCCCAAGGGATATTCCGGCGCCTACGCCGAGCGCCGCCGCACCTGCGGTTTCCAGCTGTACGACGCGGTCGGCATCGAGAAATCCGACCGCAAGGCGCGCCAGGCGCAGATGCTGCGCAACTACGCGCTGTTCGACGCGCCGCATGTTGCCATCGTGCATTCCCCTGCCGAGCTTGGCCCCTACGGCGCCATGGATACCGGCGGTTTTGTCACCGCCTTCACCCTGGCGGCAACGGCCCTTGGGGTCGCCACCGTGCCGCAGGCCGCCATCGCGGCCTATGCGCCGCTGGTCAGGGATCTGCTGGGCATCGGCAACGACCGGCTGGTGCTCTGCGCGATTTCGTTCGGCTATGCGGATCCGGACGCGCCCGCCAATGGGTTCCGCACCGAACGCGCCACGCCTTCCGACATCATGGACTGGCAGGACTGA
- the dtd gene encoding D-aminoacyl-tRNA deacylase has product MRALLQRVTSASVTVAGERVGEIGAGLLILVCAMPQDTEATAEALAQKIAKLRLFKDDEGRMNLSLAQTGGAALVVSQFTLAADTSRGTRPGFSYAAKPDAARALYEHFVRRVQDLGIETQTGSFGADMSVALVNDGPVTIWLDTEAP; this is encoded by the coding sequence ATGCGCGCGCTGCTGCAACGCGTCACCAGCGCCTCGGTCACTGTCGCCGGGGAAAGGGTTGGCGAAATCGGCGCGGGGCTGCTGATCCTGGTCTGCGCGATGCCCCAGGACACGGAAGCGACAGCAGAGGCACTGGCGCAGAAGATCGCGAAGCTGCGGCTCTTCAAGGACGACGAGGGCCGGATGAACCTGAGCCTTGCGCAGACCGGAGGGGCGGCGCTGGTGGTCAGCCAGTTCACCCTCGCCGCCGATACCTCGCGCGGGACGAGGCCCGGCTTTTCCTACGCGGCAAAACCTGATGCGGCGCGCGCACTCTACGAGCATTTCGTGCGGCGGGTGCAGGACCTCGGGATCGAAACGCAGACGGGGTCATTCGGCGCGGACATGTCCGTGGCGCTGGTCAACGACGGCCCGGTGACGATCTGGCTCGACACCGAAGCACCTTGA
- a CDS encoding CocE/NonD family hydrolase — protein MKTPQNSLRDIVEEPDLGITLSDGCRLSVRMWRPEDAHDDPVPVILEYLPYRKRDGTCARDALTHPWFAKHGYACLRVDMRGNGDSQGLMEDEYTAQEQADAVEVINWVAAQPWCNGSVGMMGISWGGFNGLQVAALAPDPLKAVITLCSTVDRFADDIHYKGGCLLNENLGWGATMWSFSSRAPDPALREDWREMWLERLEAEPFLPSLWLRHQRRDAYWRHGSVIEDYSAIKAKVLAIGGWGDGYKNAVPQLVEALPGAKGIVGPWVHKYPHFAIPEPRIGFLQEALRWWDRWLKGIDTGVENDPDYRAYLMDGVPPATWYTERPGRWIAEAKGATAHLETSRLHLTDTGLCDSAAPLTATVSSPPHCGADAGEYCAIWLGPELPGDQRGDDALSTTFDSAPLERDVDIVGAPRITLTLSSDRPQAQIAVRLNHIHPDGAATRITYGVLNLSHREDAEAVRPMTPGEPVVITLDLDHIAYRVPAGHHLRVSISDAYWPLIWPSPTPTRLSLTAGHIDLPQRPTPGGDEHQFEPPTAADPWETEELRPEAHIRRRETDMVTGDITLFIEDDFGAVRDCDHGLIHGSVAREAWTINPDDPLSARGQCHWTDELVRDDIALRTETTCMMTASATAFHLNARIEAYENDEMIYARDIEDSIPRDHM, from the coding sequence ATGAAAACCCCACAGAACAGCCTGCGCGACATCGTCGAAGAGCCCGACCTGGGCATCACATTGTCTGACGGGTGCCGCCTGTCCGTCCGGATGTGGCGCCCCGAAGATGCCCATGACGATCCGGTCCCGGTGATCCTGGAATATCTGCCCTACCGCAAACGCGACGGCACCTGCGCCCGCGATGCGCTGACCCATCCGTGGTTCGCGAAACACGGCTACGCCTGCCTGCGCGTCGATATGCGCGGAAACGGCGACAGCCAGGGCCTGATGGAGGACGAATACACCGCACAGGAACAGGCCGACGCTGTCGAGGTCATCAACTGGGTCGCGGCACAACCCTGGTGCAACGGCAGCGTCGGCATGATGGGGATCAGCTGGGGCGGCTTCAACGGATTGCAGGTCGCCGCGCTGGCACCGGACCCGCTGAAGGCCGTCATCACCCTGTGCTCAACCGTGGACCGCTTTGCCGATGACATTCACTACAAGGGCGGCTGCCTGCTGAACGAAAACCTCGGTTGGGGGGCGACCATGTGGTCTTTTTCCAGCCGCGCGCCGGACCCTGCCCTGCGCGAGGACTGGCGCGAGATGTGGCTGGAACGGCTTGAGGCGGAACCGTTTCTGCCCTCGCTCTGGCTGCGGCACCAGCGACGCGACGCCTATTGGCGGCATGGTTCGGTGATCGAGGACTACAGCGCCATCAAGGCAAAGGTGCTGGCCATCGGCGGCTGGGGCGACGGGTACAAGAACGCGGTACCGCAACTGGTCGAGGCGCTGCCGGGGGCCAAGGGCATCGTCGGCCCCTGGGTCCACAAATATCCGCATTTCGCGATCCCCGAACCGCGCATCGGCTTCCTGCAGGAGGCGCTGCGCTGGTGGGACCGCTGGCTCAAGGGCATCGACACGGGTGTCGAGAATGACCCCGATTACCGGGCGTATCTGATGGACGGCGTGCCGCCCGCCACATGGTATACCGAACGACCCGGACGCTGGATCGCAGAGGCCAAGGGGGCGACGGCGCATCTGGAGACCAGCAGGCTGCACCTGACCGACACCGGCCTGTGCGACAGCGCCGCGCCCCTGACGGCCACCGTGTCCTCCCCGCCCCATTGCGGTGCCGATGCAGGCGAATACTGCGCCATCTGGCTGGGGCCGGAACTGCCCGGCGACCAGCGCGGTGACGATGCGCTTTCCACCACCTTCGACAGCGCGCCGCTAGAGCGTGACGTCGACATCGTCGGCGCGCCCCGGATCACCCTGACCCTGTCCAGCGACCGGCCGCAGGCGCAGATCGCGGTGCGGCTGAACCACATCCACCCCGATGGCGCCGCCACCCGGATCACCTACGGCGTGCTGAACCTCAGCCACCGCGAGGATGCGGAAGCGGTCCGCCCGATGACACCGGGCGAGCCCGTGGTAATCACCCTCGATCTGGACCACATCGCCTACCGCGTGCCCGCAGGACATCACCTGCGCGTCTCGATCTCGGACGCCTACTGGCCGCTGATCTGGCCCAGCCCCACGCCCACGCGGCTATCGCTGACGGCAGGACACATCGACCTGCCGCAACGCCCCACCCCCGGCGGAGACGAACACCAGTTCGAGCCGCCGACCGCCGCCGACCCCTGGGAAACCGAAGAGCTGCGCCCCGAGGCCCACATCCGCCGGCGCGAAACCGACATGGTGACTGGCGACATCACCCTCTTTATCGAGGATGACTTCGGCGCGGTCCGTGACTGCGATCACGGGCTCATCCACGGCTCGGTCGCCCGCGAGGCCTGGACCATCAATCCCGACGATCCGTTGTCGGCGCGCGGGCAGTGCCACTGGACCGACGAACTGGTCCGCGACGACATCGCCCTGCGGACGGAAACGACCTGCATGATGACGGCCAGCGCCACGGCATTTCACCTCAATGCCCGCATCGAAGCCTATGAAAACGACGAGATGATCTACGCAAGAGACATCGAGGACAGCATCCCGCGCGATCACATGTAG
- a CDS encoding ABC transporter substrate-binding protein: protein MNEQLKHMTGQVAKGLMTRREFVGRAAALGVTAAVANSMLADRAAAQDAPKRGGTIKLGSSGGESTNTMDPALTASEVPLSNIRHWGETLTEVNPDGSVENWLAESVEASADAKTWTFKIRQGIEFSNGKTMTSEDVLKTMQRHSDEKSQSGALGIMRGIVDMKADGDNFIVELDTPNADLPYLMADYHLMIQPDGGIDDPAAGIGTGAYTIEFDEPGVRHGFKIRDNYWNPDKRGFAEFSEVLVLNDATARTAALQSGQVHLINRVDPKVASLLDRAPNLTVESASGRGHYVFIAHIDTAPFDNNDLRLALKYAINREEMVDKILRGYGSVGNDMPINESYPLFDESIPQREHSIEKAKEHYAKSGHDGSPIILRVADGAFPGAVDAAALFQQSAEAAGIPLEIKREPNDGYWSEVWNVQPFCASYWGGRPVQDQMYSTAYLSTADWNDTRWKKPEFDAMLLEARGELDTAKRKEIYSEMGQMLRDQGGLILPMFNDFISGVANNVGGWETDPNGEVMNNKANIKCWVTDA from the coding sequence ATGAACGAACAGCTGAAACACATGACCGGTCAGGTGGCCAAGGGCCTGATGACCCGCCGCGAATTTGTTGGCCGTGCGGCGGCGCTCGGCGTGACCGCTGCCGTTGCCAACTCCATGCTGGCCGACCGCGCCGCGGCGCAGGATGCGCCCAAGCGCGGCGGCACGATCAAGCTCGGCTCATCGGGCGGCGAATCCACCAACACGATGGACCCGGCACTGACCGCATCCGAAGTGCCGCTCTCCAACATCCGCCACTGGGGGGAAACCCTGACCGAGGTGAACCCCGATGGTTCCGTCGAAAACTGGCTGGCCGAAAGCGTCGAGGCGTCAGCCGACGCCAAGACCTGGACTTTCAAGATTCGCCAGGGCATCGAGTTCTCCAACGGCAAGACCATGACCTCCGAAGACGTGCTGAAAACCATGCAGCGCCACTCGGACGAGAAAAGCCAGTCAGGTGCCCTGGGCATCATGCGCGGCATCGTGGACATGAAAGCGGACGGCGACAATTTCATCGTGGAACTGGACACGCCCAACGCTGACCTGCCCTACCTGATGGCCGATTATCACCTCATGATCCAACCCGATGGCGGCATCGACGATCCCGCCGCGGGGATCGGCACGGGTGCCTACACCATCGAATTCGATGAGCCCGGCGTGCGCCACGGCTTCAAGATCCGCGACAACTACTGGAACCCGGACAAGCGCGGCTTTGCCGAATTCTCCGAAGTGCTGGTCCTGAACGACGCGACCGCGCGGACCGCTGCGCTGCAATCCGGCCAGGTGCATCTGATCAACCGCGTCGATCCCAAGGTGGCAAGCCTGCTGGACCGTGCGCCGAACCTGACGGTGGAATCCGCCTCCGGTCGCGGGCACTATGTCTTCATCGCGCATATCGACACGGCACCATTCGACAACAACGACCTGCGGCTGGCGCTGAAATACGCGATCAACCGCGAGGAAATGGTGGACAAGATCCTGCGCGGCTACGGCTCTGTCGGGAACGACATGCCGATCAACGAAAGCTATCCGCTGTTCGACGAGAGCATTCCGCAGCGCGAGCATTCCATCGAAAAGGCCAAGGAGCATTACGCGAAATCCGGCCACGACGGCAGCCCGATCATCCTGCGCGTCGCCGATGGTGCCTTCCCCGGTGCCGTGGATGCCGCCGCCCTGTTCCAGCAATCCGCCGAAGCCGCCGGTATCCCGCTGGAGATCAAGCGCGAACCCAACGACGGCTACTGGTCCGAAGTCTGGAACGTGCAGCCCTTCTGCGCCTCCTACTGGGGCGGTCGTCCGGTGCAGGACCAGATGTATTCGACGGCGTATCTGTCGACCGCAGACTGGAACGACACCCGCTGGAAGAAGCCGGAATTCGATGCGATGCTGCTTGAGGCGCGCGGCGAACTGGACACGGCCAAGCGCAAGGAAATCTATTCCGAAATGGGCCAGATGCTGCGCGACCAGGGCGGTCTGATCCTGCCGATGTTCAACGACTTCATCTCCGGCGTGGCCAACAACGTCGGCGGTTGGGAAACCGATCCCAATGGCGAAGTGATGAACAACAAGGCCAACATCAAGTGTTGGGTGACGGACGCGTAA
- a CDS encoding ABC transporter permease: MHPILTLIAQRLALGILLLFAASILIFAGTSILPGDVAQSILGQSATPEALANLRAELGMNEPALSRYFSWLGGFLQGDLGTALTNGRDIAESLGGRLKNTLFLAFWAAAISVPLAIFLGLLAVRFKDRWPDKLISGITLTTISIPEFMIGYVLIYWISIQLGWFSSVAIINDGMTLGQKLNAIAIPVMVLTLVVLAHMMRMTRAAILNVMQSAYIETAELKGMRMLTIIRRHAFPNAIAPIVNVVMLNLAYLVVGVVVVEVVFAYPGMGQYLVDHVSKRDVPVVQACGLIFAAVYIGLNLVADIVSILANPRLRHPK, from the coding sequence ATGCATCCGATCCTGACCCTCATTGCCCAGCGCCTTGCGCTGGGCATCCTGCTGCTCTTTGCGGCCTCGATCCTGATCTTCGCCGGCACCTCGATCCTGCCCGGCGATGTCGCCCAATCCATTCTGGGGCAATCCGCCACGCCAGAGGCCCTTGCCAACCTGCGCGCGGAACTGGGCATGAACGAACCCGCCCTGTCGCGCTATTTCTCCTGGCTCGGGGGATTCCTGCAAGGCGATCTCGGCACCGCGCTGACCAATGGCCGCGACATCGCGGAAAGCCTTGGAGGCCGTCTCAAGAACACGCTGTTCCTCGCCTTCTGGGCCGCGGCCATCTCCGTGCCGCTGGCGATTTTCCTCGGCCTGCTCGCTGTCCGCTTCAAGGACCGCTGGCCGGACAAGCTGATTTCCGGCATCACGCTGACCACCATCTCAATTCCCGAGTTCATGATCGGTTACGTGCTGATCTACTGGATTTCGATCCAGCTGGGCTGGTTCTCCTCCGTCGCCATCATCAATGACGGCATGACGCTGGGCCAGAAACTGAACGCCATCGCCATCCCGGTCATGGTCCTGACCCTCGTGGTGCTCGCGCATATGATGCGCATGACCCGCGCCGCGATCCTGAACGTGATGCAATCGGCCTATATCGAAACCGCCGAGCTCAAGGGCATGCGGATGCTCACGATCATCCGCCGCCACGCGTTCCCCAACGCAATCGCCCCCATTGTGAACGTGGTGATGCTGAACCTCGCCTATCTCGTGGTGGGTGTCGTCGTGGTCGAGGTGGTCTTTGCCTATCCCGGCATGGGCCAGTACCTTGTCGATCACGTCAGCAAACGCGATGTGCCGGTGGTGCAGGCCTGCGGGCTGATCTTTGCCGCGGTCTACATCGGGCTGAACCTGGTGGCCGACATCGTGTCGATTCTCGCCAATCCAAGGCTGAGGCATCCAAAGTGA
- a CDS encoding ABC transporter permease: protein MKNIPLSAMIGLFFTSVYFLMAIFAPLIAPYGMAETVGDVWEAPSSQFLLGTDSIGRDLLTRLIYGGRTTIFIATMATILSFVTGSVLGFFAAVSGGWIDQTISRFVDLIMSIPSLIFALVVLSVMPTTTTILIVLMGLLDSTRVYRLARAVAVDITVMDYVEAARLRGEKIGWIIFRETLPNALSPLVAEMGLRFIFAVLFISTLSFLGLGVQPPLADWGGIVKENKEGINYGIQAALYPAYAIATLCISINLVADWILNRTTSLKGGRG, encoded by the coding sequence ATGAAAAACATCCCCCTGTCCGCCATGATCGGCCTGTTCTTCACAAGTGTCTACTTCCTCATGGCCATCTTCGCCCCGCTGATCGCCCCCTACGGCATGGCCGAAACCGTCGGCGACGTCTGGGAAGCGCCCTCCTCCCAGTTCCTGCTGGGCACCGACAGCATCGGGCGCGACCTGCTGACCCGCCTGATCTACGGCGGGCGTACCACCATCTTTATCGCCACGATGGCGACCATCCTCAGCTTCGTCACCGGATCGGTCCTGGGGTTCTTCGCCGCGGTTTCCGGCGGCTGGATCGACCAGACCATCTCGCGCTTCGTCGATCTGATCATGTCGATCCCCTCGCTGATCTTCGCGCTGGTGGTGCTGTCGGTGATGCCGACAACCACCACGATCCTGATCGTGCTGATGGGTCTGCTCGATTCCACCCGCGTCTACCGTCTGGCCCGTGCCGTGGCAGTGGACATCACCGTGATGGATTATGTCGAGGCCGCCCGCCTGCGGGGCGAAAAGATCGGCTGGATCATCTTCCGCGAGACGCTGCCCAACGCATTGTCTCCGCTGGTCGCGGAAATGGGCCTGCGCTTTATCTTCGCGGTGCTCTTCATCTCTACCCTGTCGTTCCTGGGCCTTGGCGTTCAACCGCCGCTGGCGGACTGGGGCGGCATCGTGAAAGAGAACAAGGAAGGCATCAACTACGGCATTCAGGCGGCGCTCTACCCCGCCTATGCCATCGCCACCCTGTGCATTTCGATCAACCTGGTGGCGGACTGGATCCTGAACCGGACCACCTCGCTGAAAGGGGGCAGAGGATGA
- a CDS encoding ABC transporter ATP-binding protein has translation MSDPLLKVRGLKIGATIYPPGERPRDIEIVHGVDFDLEAGKVLGLIGESGAGKSTIGLATMAYGRGGVELTGGEVWVNGRDILQTRVGDIRRLRGGEVTYVSQSAAASFNPAKKIMEQVTEAAIRQGKFSRKEAEARARELFAKLGLPDPDNIGNRYPHQVSGGQLQRCMTALALCPEPDLVVFDEPTTALDVTTQIDVLAAIKEAIADTGVAALYITHDLAVVAQVSDHIMVLQQGAMVEYGTTDQIINNPQEEYTQALVSVRSIKHEEKKPTDNPLLRVENITARYRGTDFDVLKDVNVELHPGQTLAIVGESGSGKSTLARVITGLLPPNEGQIVFDGRNLSPALAQRSYEDLRELQMIYQMADTAMNPRQTVGTIIGRPLEFYFGLKGKAKQQRIQELLDEIELGEGFQDRFPAELSGGQKQRVCIARALAAKPKLIICDEVTSALDPLVADGILKLLLKLQKIEDVSYLFITHDLATVKAIADSIAVMFQGEVVRYGPKSQVLAPPFDAYTELLLSSVPEMKLGWLEEVIETRRMESAGN, from the coding sequence ATGAGCGACCCGCTTCTCAAAGTGCGCGGCCTGAAGATCGGCGCGACAATCTATCCGCCCGGCGAACGGCCCCGCGACATCGAGATCGTGCATGGCGTCGACTTCGACCTGGAGGCTGGCAAGGTCCTGGGCCTGATCGGCGAATCCGGTGCCGGCAAATCCACCATCGGGCTGGCCACGATGGCCTATGGCCGGGGCGGCGTGGAACTGACCGGCGGCGAAGTCTGGGTCAACGGCCGCGACATCCTGCAGACGCGCGTCGGCGACATCCGCCGCCTGCGTGGGGGTGAAGTCACCTATGTCTCACAATCCGCCGCCGCCTCCTTCAACCCGGCGAAAAAGATCATGGAACAGGTGACGGAGGCCGCGATCCGCCAAGGCAAGTTTTCCCGCAAGGAGGCCGAGGCCCGCGCCCGCGAATTGTTCGCCAAGCTCGGCCTGCCCGACCCCGACAACATCGGCAACCGCTACCCCCACCAGGTGTCGGGCGGCCAGCTGCAACGCTGCATGACGGCCCTTGCGCTGTGCCCCGAACCCGACCTCGTGGTGTTCGACGAACCGACAACGGCGCTGGACGTGACCACCCAGATCGACGTTCTTGCCGCGATCAAGGAGGCCATCGCCGACACCGGCGTTGCCGCGCTCTATATCACGCACGACCTTGCGGTCGTCGCACAGGTCAGCGACCACATCATGGTGCTGCAACAGGGTGCGATGGTCGAATACGGCACCACCGACCAGATCATCAACAACCCGCAGGAAGAATACACCCAGGCGCTGGTCTCTGTCCGGTCGATCAAGCACGAGGAAAAGAAGCCGACCGACAATCCGCTGCTGCGCGTTGAGAATATCACCGCGCGCTACAGGGGCACCGATTTCGACGTGCTCAAGGATGTGAACGTGGAGCTGCACCCCGGTCAGACCCTCGCCATCGTGGGCGAAAGCGGCTCCGGCAAATCGACGCTCGCACGGGTGATCACCGGTCTCCTGCCGCCCAATGAGGGGCAGATCGTGTTTGACGGGCGCAACCTGTCGCCCGCGCTGGCCCAACGCAGCTACGAGGACCTGCGCGAGCTGCAGATGATCTACCAGATGGCCGACACCGCCATGAATCCCCGCCAGACCGTGGGCACGATCATCGGGCGTCCGCTGGAGTTCTACTTCGGCCTCAAGGGCAAAGCCAAACAGCAGCGCATCCAGGAACTGCTGGACGAGATCGAACTCGGCGAGGGTTTTCAGGACCGCTTTCCAGCGGAACTGTCCGGCGGTCAGAAACAGCGCGTCTGCATCGCCCGCGCGCTTGCGGCCAAGCCCAAGCTGATCATCTGCGACGAGGTGACATCGGCGCTCGACCCGCTGGTGGCGGACGGCATCCTGAAACTGCTGCTCAAGCTGCAAAAGATCGAAGACGTCTCCTATCTCTTCATCACCCACGACCTGGCGACGGTAAAGGCCATCGCGGACAGTATCGCCGTGATGTTCCAGGGCGAGGTGGTGCGCTATGGGCCAAAGTCTCAGGTCTTGGCCCCGCCCTTCGATGCCTACACGGAACTCCTGCTCAGTTCCGTGCCCGAAATGAAACTGGGCTGGCTGGAAGAGGTGATCGAAACCCGTCGCATGGAAAGCGCCGGGAACTGA
- a CDS encoding alkaline phosphatase family protein, with protein sequence MDKKLLLIILDGVPYRNWRRLFGNLEGWVQSGDARVWKLRAVLPSISASCYASIHTGVAPAQHGCTGNGNVFRLKEKDVFAQVRAGGGVTGAVAHSFWSEFFNRHPFDYVRDIEYDEPDSDTINHGRFHTMTGYGHVNQMTPSDVDLFATLTNLCLRFGLNYGMLHTCTLDSMGHRFFHDCQEMDHACAVMDEMLAPFISKWMDAGYEIIVTADHGQDDRGHHGGRGELQQDAALYYFGPAEGPRPDTVIDQLQLAPTILHRLGAPVADTMKAQSFLG encoded by the coding sequence ATGGACAAGAAACTGCTGCTGATCATCCTTGATGGCGTGCCCTACCGGAACTGGCGCCGCCTGTTCGGCAACCTCGAAGGCTGGGTGCAATCCGGCGATGCGCGGGTCTGGAAGCTGCGGGCGGTCCTGCCGTCGATTTCCGCCTCCTGCTATGCCTCGATCCACACCGGCGTTGCCCCGGCCCAGCACGGGTGTACCGGCAACGGAAACGTCTTTCGCCTGAAGGAAAAGGATGTCTTTGCCCAGGTCCGCGCGGGGGGCGGCGTGACGGGCGCGGTGGCGCATTCCTTCTGGTCGGAATTCTTCAACCGCCACCCCTTCGATTACGTCCGCGACATCGAGTACGACGAGCCTGACAGCGATACCATCAACCACGGACGGTTCCACACGATGACCGGCTACGGACATGTCAACCAGATGACCCCGTCCGACGTCGATCTCTTTGCCACGCTCACCAACCTCTGCCTGCGGTTCGGGCTGAACTACGGCATGCTGCACACCTGCACGCTGGACAGCATGGGGCACCGTTTCTTCCACGACTGCCAGGAAATGGACCACGCCTGCGCGGTCATGGACGAGATGCTGGCCCCCTTCATTTCCAAATGGATGGACGCGGGTTACGAGATCATCGTGACGGCGGATCACGGGCAGGACGACCGGGGCCATCATGGGGGCCGGGGCGAATTGCAACAGGATGCGGCGCTCTACTACTTCGGTCCGGCAGAGGGGCCGCGCCCCGATACCGTCATCGACCAGCTGCAGCTCGCACCCACGATCCTGCACCGGCTGGGCGCGCCGGTGGCCGATACGATGAAGGCGCAAAGCTTTCTCGGCTGA